In Cyanobacteria bacterium FACHB-DQ100, one genomic interval encodes:
- the rplF gene encoding 50S ribosomal protein L6: MSRIGKRPITLPAKVTVAINGQEVVVKGPKGELSRVLPAGVTIETEGDTVTVNRVNDSRMARERHGLCRTLVANMVEGVANGFQRRLEIQGVGYRAAVQGKNLNLSMGYSHPVLIEPPDGIQFQVENNTNVIVSGIDKEIVGNTAAKVRAVRPPEPYKGKGIRYQGEAVRRKVGKTGGKGKK; encoded by the coding sequence ATGTCTCGAATTGGAAAACGTCCGATTACCCTCCCTGCGAAAGTGACCGTCGCGATTAACGGTCAAGAAGTCGTGGTGAAGGGGCCGAAAGGAGAACTGTCAAGAGTTCTGCCTGCGGGAGTTACGATCGAAACCGAAGGCGATACCGTAACCGTGAATCGGGTCAACGATTCGCGGATGGCGCGTGAACGTCATGGTCTGTGCCGTACTCTGGTTGCCAATATGGTTGAAGGAGTGGCAAATGGATTTCAACGCCGCTTAGAAATTCAAGGGGTCGGCTATCGGGCTGCGGTTCAGGGTAAGAATCTGAACCTCAGCATGGGCTACAGCCATCCGGTACTGATCGAACCGCCAGACGGCATTCAATTCCAAGTCGAAAACAACACCAACGTGATTGTGAGCGGAATTGATAAAGAGATCGTCGGCAATACGGCGGCGAAGGTGCGGGCGGTACGTCCACCGGAACCTTACAAGGGTAAGGGAATCCGCTACCAGGGCGAAGCAGTCCGTCGCAAAGTTGGTAAGACGGGTGGTAAAGGGAAGAAATAA
- a CDS encoding 50S ribosomal protein L18: protein MSKVSRRESTRLRHARIRRRVSGTPERPRLAVFKSNQHIYVQLIDDVAQTTIAAASTVEPELKEKIESGANCAAAAEVGRLIADRAKAKGIEQVVFDRGGNLYHGRVQTLADAAREAGLNF, encoded by the coding sequence ATGAGCAAAGTAAGTCGTCGAGAATCTACACGCCTGCGTCACGCTCGGATTCGCCGTCGTGTGTCGGGCACTCCAGAGCGTCCCCGGTTAGCCGTGTTCAAATCGAATCAGCACATCTATGTTCAACTGATCGATGATGTGGCTCAAACCACGATCGCGGCTGCTTCCACCGTCGAGCCGGAACTGAAAGAAAAAATCGAATCCGGAGCAAACTGCGCAGCTGCGGCTGAAGTCGGTCGGTTGATTGCTGATCGTGCGAAAGCCAAAGGCATCGAACAAGTGGTGTTCGATCGCGGAGGTAACTTATATCATGGTCGCGTCCAGACCTTAGCGGATGCTGCCCGTGAAGCAGGTCTAAACTTCTAG
- a CDS encoding 50S ribosomal protein L24, translating into MHVKAGDTVQVIAGNDKGKVGEIVRAFPKLSKVIVRGVNIKTKHIKPKQEGESGRIETIEFPIHSSNVMLYSEKQKVASRICYTFTEDGRKVRKLVKTGEIID; encoded by the coding sequence ATGCACGTCAAAGCGGGTGACACGGTACAAGTGATTGCCGGAAACGATAAGGGCAAAGTTGGTGAGATTGTTCGCGCATTTCCTAAACTCAGCAAAGTGATTGTGAGAGGCGTGAACATCAAAACCAAACACATCAAGCCGAAACAAGAAGGCGAATCCGGTCGGATCGAAACGATCGAATTTCCCATCCACAGCTCGAACGTGATGCTGTATTCCGAAAAGCAAAAAGTCGCATCTCGCATTTGCTACACCTTCACCGAAGATGGACGCAAAGTGAGAAAACTCGTCAAAACCGGCGAAATCATTGATTAA
- the rpsE gene encoding 30S ribosomal protein S5, whose product MAKAKGKEKKSREKESEFQERVVQIRRVTKVVKGGKKLSFRAIVVVGNEKGQVGVGVGKASDVIGAVKKGVADGKKHLIDVPLTKSNSIPHPATAMGGGAKVMMRPAAPGTGVIAGGAVRTVLELAGVKNILAKQLGSGNPLNNARAAVNALAELRTLSDVAQERGIPVEQLYGV is encoded by the coding sequence ATGGCTAAGGCAAAAGGAAAAGAAAAGAAATCTCGCGAAAAGGAATCCGAATTCCAAGAGCGCGTGGTACAAATCCGCCGTGTAACTAAAGTAGTTAAGGGTGGTAAAAAGCTCAGCTTTAGAGCGATCGTGGTAGTTGGAAACGAGAAAGGTCAAGTCGGTGTCGGCGTGGGTAAAGCCAGCGATGTCATCGGTGCGGTGAAGAAGGGTGTCGCAGATGGTAAAAAGCATCTGATCGATGTGCCCCTGACCAAATCTAACTCGATTCCACATCCTGCAACCGCAATGGGCGGCGGCGCTAAAGTGATGATGCGTCCTGCGGCTCCGGGTACTGGGGTAATTGCCGGGGGTGCTGTTCGGACGGTGCTAGAACTCGCTGGCGTGAAGAACATTCTGGCGAAACAGCTTGGATCAGGCAACCCGTTGAACAATGCGCGTGCTGCGGTGAATGCGTTAGCAGAACTTCGCACACTGTCGGATGTCGCTCAAGAGCGCGGCATTCCGGTTGAACAACTTTACGGCGTTTAG
- the rplP gene encoding 50S ribosomal protein L16 produces MLSPRRTKFRKQQRGRMRGLATRGSQLNFGDFGLQALEPTWITSRQIEASRRAMTRYIRRGGQIWIRIFPDKPVTARAAETRMGSGKGAPEYWVAVVKPGRIMFEIAGVPEETAREAMRLAQYKLPIKTKFITRQQVVEEES; encoded by the coding sequence ATGTTAAGCCCAAGAAGAACAAAATTCCGTAAGCAACAGCGCGGTCGGATGCGAGGATTGGCGACACGCGGAAGTCAACTGAACTTCGGTGACTTTGGCTTACAAGCCCTAGAGCCAACCTGGATCACATCGCGCCAAATCGAAGCTAGCCGTCGTGCAATGACGCGCTACATTCGCCGGGGTGGACAAATCTGGATTCGGATTTTCCCCGACAAGCCCGTCACCGCTCGTGCCGCAGAAACCCGGATGGGTTCTGGTAAAGGTGCGCCCGAATACTGGGTTGCCGTGGTGAAGCCTGGTCGGATTATGTTTGAAATCGCTGGAGTCCCGGAAGAAACTGCTCGTGAAGCCATGCGCCTCGCCCAGTACAAACTCCCGATCAAAACGAAATTCATCACCCGTCAGCAAGTCGTTGAGGAGGAATCATAA
- the rpsH gene encoding 30S ribosomal protein S8 yields MAANDTISDMLTRIRNASLARHQTTEVPSTRMTRSIAEVLVAEGFIASVEEVGEIPKKNLVLGLKYKGKNRKPIITALKRVSRPGLRVYSNRKDLPRVLGGIGIAIVSTSSGIMTDREARKTGVGGEVLCYVW; encoded by the coding sequence ATGGCAGCAAACGACACCATTTCAGATATGCTGACGCGCATTCGGAACGCTAGTCTAGCGCGTCACCAAACGACCGAAGTTCCATCCACCCGCATGACTCGCAGTATTGCTGAGGTATTAGTCGCTGAAGGCTTTATCGCTTCAGTCGAAGAAGTAGGTGAAATTCCCAAGAAAAACCTAGTCTTGGGTCTCAAGTACAAAGGCAAAAATCGCAAGCCGATTATCACCGCGCTGAAGCGCGTGAGCCGTCCGGGTTTGCGGGTGTACTCGAATCGTAAGGATCTGCCGCGTGTCTTAGGCGGCATCGGGATTGCGATCGTTTCCACTTCAAGCGGCATCATGACCGATCGCGAAGCTCGCAAAACGGGTGTTGGCGGTGAAGTCCTTTGCTACGTCTGGTAA
- the rplN gene encoding 50S ribosomal protein L14, whose amino-acid sequence MIQQESYLNVADNSGARKLMCIRVLGGNRRYAGVGDVIVAVVKDAIPNMAVKKSDVVKAVIVRTRKTLRRDSGMSIRFDDNAAVIINADGNPRGTRVFGPVARELREKNFTKIVSLAPEVL is encoded by the coding sequence ATGATTCAGCAGGAAAGCTATCTCAATGTGGCAGACAACAGCGGCGCTCGGAAGCTCATGTGCATTCGTGTACTGGGTGGCAACCGTCGCTATGCCGGAGTTGGCGATGTCATTGTTGCTGTTGTGAAGGATGCAATCCCGAACATGGCAGTGAAAAAGTCGGATGTTGTTAAAGCCGTCATTGTTCGCACTCGCAAAACCTTGCGTCGCGATAGTGGCATGAGCATTCGGTTTGATGACAATGCAGCCGTGATTATCAACGCAGACGGCAACCCTAGAGGAACCCGTGTGTTTGGCCCAGTTGCGCGTGAACTCCGCGAAAAGAACTTCACCAAGATTGTTTCTCTAGCGCCGGAGGTGCTGTAA
- the rplE gene encoding 50S ribosomal protein L5, with protein MSNRLKTSYAEKVVPKLTEQFGYKNIHEVPKVVKITVNRGLGEASQNAKALEASVNELAIITGQKPVVTRAKKAIAGFKIRQGMPVGVMVTLRADRMYNFLDRLMNLALPRIRDFRGISPKSFDGRGNYTLGLREQLIFPEIEYDSVDQIRGMDISIITTANTDEEGRALLKELGMPFRDN; from the coding sequence ATGTCCAACAGACTGAAGACCTCGTACGCAGAAAAAGTTGTTCCCAAGTTAACCGAGCAGTTTGGCTACAAGAACATCCACGAAGTTCCCAAAGTCGTCAAGATCACCGTCAACCGGGGTCTGGGCGAAGCGTCACAGAATGCGAAAGCGCTTGAAGCATCTGTCAACGAACTCGCAATCATCACTGGTCAAAAACCCGTCGTTACTCGCGCTAAAAAAGCGATCGCCGGATTCAAAATTCGTCAAGGAATGCCAGTTGGGGTGATGGTGACGCTGAGAGCCGATCGAATGTACAACTTCTTGGATCGTTTGATGAATCTAGCCTTGCCTCGGATTCGGGACTTTCGCGGCATCAGCCCGAAAAGCTTTGACGGACGCGGTAACTACACCCTCGGTCTGAGAGAGCAACTGATCTTCCCCGAGATTGAGTACGACAGCGTCGATCAAATTCGGGGAATGGACATCTCGATCATTACGACTGCAAACACTGATGAAGAAGGACGTGCCCTGCTGAAAGAACTGGGTATGCCGTTCCGAGATAACTAA
- a CDS encoding 50S ribosomal protein L29, producing MALPKIADARSLNDEELSDQILSVKKELFQLRMQQGTRQLEKPHQFKHLKHRLAQLLTVERERQLKGE from the coding sequence ATGGCACTTCCGAAAATTGCAGATGCTCGATCGCTAAACGACGAAGAACTTTCGGATCAGATCCTTTCTGTCAAGAAAGAGTTATTCCAACTCCGAATGCAGCAAGGAACTCGTCAACTCGAAAAACCGCATCAATTCAAACACCTCAAGCATCGCCTCGCGCAGCTCCTGACGGTGGAACGTGAAAGACAGTTGAAAGGTGAATAA
- a CDS encoding 50S ribosomal protein L15, with amino-acid sequence MRLEDAVPQPGSTKRKRRIGRGISAGQGASGGFGMRGQKSRSGRPTRPGFEGGQTPLYRRLPKLKYFTVINRKYFTVVNVSDLAELDANSEVSLSSLMDAGIVTQDDGPLKILGDGELSVKLTVKAAAFTEGAKSKIEAAGGTCEIV; translated from the coding sequence ATGAGATTAGAAGATGCTGTGCCCCAACCAGGCTCAACCAAGCGGAAGCGTCGCATTGGTCGCGGGATTTCTGCGGGTCAAGGCGCGAGTGGTGGCTTTGGAATGCGGGGTCAAAAGTCTCGATCGGGTCGTCCGACTCGTCCGGGATTTGAAGGGGGTCAAACGCCTCTGTATCGTCGCTTGCCGAAGTTGAAATACTTCACGGTGATCAATCGGAAGTATTTCACGGTGGTCAATGTGAGCGATTTGGCTGAGTTGGATGCCAATTCTGAAGTGTCGTTATCTTCGCTGATGGATGCGGGGATTGTGACTCAGGATGATGGTCCGCTGAAGATTTTGGGCGATGGTGAGTTGTCGGTAAAGCTGACTGTGAAAGCAGCAGCGTTTACTGAGGGCGCGAAGTCGAAGATTGAAGCGGCTGGCGGAACTTGCGAGATTGTTTAA
- the rpsQ gene encoding 30S ribosomal protein S17, whose product MAVKERVGLVVSDKMDKTVVVAVENRTAHPKYGKIVVRTKRYKAHDEENKCKQGDRVRIQETRPLSRTKRWSVLEILSTKA is encoded by the coding sequence ATGGCAGTTAAAGAAAGAGTTGGCTTAGTTGTCAGCGACAAAATGGACAAAACGGTGGTCGTGGCTGTGGAAAACCGCACCGCGCACCCAAAATACGGAAAAATCGTCGTCCGGACAAAGCGCTACAAAGCACATGATGAAGAAAACAAGTGCAAACAAGGCGATCGCGTCCGGATTCAGGAAACTCGCCCCTTGAGCCGCACCAAACGCTGGTCTGTGCTTGAGATCCTGAGTACTAAAGCCTAA